A single Candidatus Rokuibacteriota bacterium DNA region contains:
- the recG gene encoding ATP-dependent DNA helicase RecG: MTSLQYLKGVGPQRARLLSRLGLVTVEDALFFAPSRHEDRSHLTPFRSLAPGGAQACSGVIVGLSPPPRGRAKAPFSALLRDSSGYLTAVWFNQPYLDKVLKRGQRLILYGKVLRYRDGPLQLQHPDFEIVEEGDDDTIHTGRLVPIYRLTEGLGQRQLRALLWRVVESYADHAPENLPEAIRARRKLLPRPQALQAIHFPRAAAVLTAARRRLVFEDFLLLQLGLAIRRHREGRARGVAIRPPGRLAARLRASLPFLLTPAQERVWEEIRQDLARPFPMNRLLQGDVGSGKTIVATLAVLTAVEAGFQAALMVPTEILAEQHFLTLRELLAPLDIRVALLTSGVKGRERDALLDAVAQGAISVLVGTHALIQEHVAFHRLALTVVDEQHRFGVLQRATLRAKGEHPDLLVMTATPIPRTLALTLYGDLDVSVIDQMPPGRQPVVTVLRAEARRAQIYTFLQAQLDQGRQAYVVYPLVEESEATDLKAASEMAERLATEVFSRHRVGLLHGRMSFAEKEAVMREFKAGAIQILVSTTVIEVGIDVPNASVMLVEHAERFGLAQLHQLRGRVGRGPWKSYCVLVTAGALGGDARRRLEALVESQDGFRIAEVDLELRGPGEFFGTRQSGLPEFRVADLLRDAPVLEEARQEAFALVEDDPSLVKPEHRALREALLARWRGKLALAAAG, translated from the coding sequence ATGACCTCCCTCCAGTACCTGAAAGGGGTCGGCCCCCAGCGGGCCCGCCTCCTCTCCCGTCTCGGCTTGGTCACGGTGGAGGACGCGCTCTTCTTCGCCCCCAGCCGTCACGAGGACCGGAGCCACCTGACCCCGTTCCGCTCCCTGGCCCCGGGGGGCGCCCAGGCCTGCTCCGGCGTCATCGTCGGCCTGAGCCCGCCCCCGCGCGGAAGGGCGAAGGCACCGTTCTCGGCGCTCCTCCGCGACAGCTCCGGCTACCTCACCGCGGTCTGGTTCAACCAGCCGTACCTGGACAAGGTCCTCAAGCGGGGCCAGCGCTTGATCCTCTACGGGAAGGTGCTCCGCTACCGGGATGGCCCGCTCCAGCTCCAACACCCCGACTTCGAGATCGTGGAGGAAGGGGACGATGACACGATTCATACGGGCCGCCTCGTTCCGATCTATCGCCTGACCGAAGGGCTCGGTCAGCGCCAGCTCCGGGCGCTCCTCTGGCGGGTGGTCGAGTCCTACGCGGACCATGCTCCCGAGAACCTGCCGGAGGCGATTCGCGCGCGACGAAAGCTTCTGCCGCGCCCGCAGGCCCTCCAGGCCATCCACTTCCCGCGCGCCGCCGCCGTGCTCACCGCAGCCCGCCGCCGGCTCGTGTTCGAGGATTTCCTCCTCCTCCAGCTCGGCCTGGCGATCCGACGCCACCGCGAGGGGCGGGCGCGGGGAGTGGCCATTCGGCCGCCGGGGCGGCTCGCCGCCCGGCTGAGAGCGTCGCTCCCGTTCCTGCTCACGCCTGCTCAGGAGCGCGTGTGGGAAGAGATCAGGCAGGACCTCGCCCGGCCGTTCCCGATGAACCGGCTGCTCCAGGGTGACGTGGGGTCGGGGAAAACGATCGTGGCGACCCTGGCGGTCCTGACCGCCGTGGAGGCGGGGTTTCAGGCGGCGCTGATGGTCCCGACCGAGATCCTCGCGGAGCAGCACTTCCTGACGCTTCGGGAGTTGCTCGCGCCCCTCGACATCAGGGTCGCCCTCCTCACTTCCGGGGTGAAGGGCAGGGAGCGTGACGCGCTGCTGGATGCCGTGGCGCAGGGCGCGATCTCCGTGCTCGTGGGGACCCACGCGCTCATCCAGGAGCACGTGGCCTTCCATCGGCTCGCGCTCACCGTCGTGGACGAGCAGCACCGCTTCGGCGTGCTCCAGCGCGCGACGCTGCGCGCCAAAGGCGAGCACCCGGACCTCCTGGTGATGACGGCCACGCCGATCCCCCGGACGCTGGCCCTGACCCTCTACGGGGACCTCGACGTCTCCGTCATCGACCAGATGCCCCCGGGGCGGCAGCCGGTCGTCACCGTCCTCCGCGCCGAGGCCAGGCGGGCCCAGATCTATACCTTCCTCCAGGCGCAACTGGACCAGGGACGGCAGGCCTACGTGGTTTACCCGCTCGTGGAGGAATCCGAGGCGACCGATCTCAAGGCCGCCAGCGAGATGGCGGAGCGGCTCGCGACCGAGGTCTTCTCCCGGCACCGCGTCGGGCTCCTGCATGGCCGGATGAGCTTCGCCGAAAAGGAAGCGGTCATGCGTGAGTTCAAGGCGGGAGCGATCCAGATCCTGGTGTCGACGACCGTGATCGAGGTGGGGATCGACGTGCCCAACGCCTCGGTGATGCTCGTGGAGCACGCCGAGCGCTTCGGCCTGGCCCAGCTCCACCAGCTCCGGGGACGGGTTGGGCGCGGGCCCTGGAAGTCTTACTGCGTTCTGGTGACCGCTGGCGCCCTCGGCGGCGACGCCCGCCGGCGGCTCGAGGCCCTGGTCGAGAGCCAGGACGGCTTCAGGATCGCGGAGGTCGACCTCGAGCTGCGCGGCCCCGGCGAGTTCTTCGGCACCCGCCAGTCGGGGCTCCCCGAGTTTCGCGTCGCCGACCTCCTGCGCGACGCCCCGGTGCTCGAGGAGGCGCGGCAGGAAGCGTTCGCGCTCGTCGAGGACGACCCGAGCCTCGTCAAACCCGAGCACCGTGCGCTCCGCGAAGCGCTGCTCGCGCGCTGGCGCGGCAAGCTCGCCCTGGCCGCCGCGGGCTAG
- the rsmD gene encoding 16S rRNA (guanine(966)-N(2))-methyltransferase RsmD: MRVAAGEFKGRRLTAPRGRRSRPTADQVRIACLDTLAPWLAGARFLDLFAGAGAVGIEGLSRGCAVCVFVETDRAAVAALNRNLELLGLADRARVLRREALAAVELLRREGARFEAIFLDPPYASGLAGETLARLADGALLAPGGLVVVQHLTKAALPGHLGSLEAFKRRRFGETTLTFFRAGE, encoded by the coding sequence GTGCGCGTCGCCGCCGGCGAGTTCAAAGGGCGACGGCTGACCGCCCCGAGGGGGCGGAGGAGCCGCCCGACCGCGGACCAGGTCCGGATCGCATGCCTCGACACGCTGGCGCCGTGGCTGGCGGGCGCCCGCTTCCTCGACCTCTTCGCAGGCGCGGGCGCGGTTGGGATCGAGGGCCTCTCCCGGGGGTGCGCCGTGTGCGTGTTCGTCGAGACCGACCGTGCCGCCGTGGCCGCGCTCAACAGAAACCTTGAGCTGCTCGGCCTTGCGGACCGGGCGCGCGTGCTCAGGCGGGAGGCACTGGCTGCCGTGGAGCTGCTCAGGCGGGAGGGCGCGCGCTTCGAGGCGATCTTCCTCGATCCACCGTACGCGAGCGGCCTCGCGGGGGAGACGCTGGCGCGCCTCGCCGACGGGGCGCTACTCGCGCCGGGTGGCCTGGTCGTGGTCCAGCATCTGACGAAAGCGGCGCTGCCCGGGCACCTCGGGTCGCTCGAGGCCTTCAAGCGCCGGCGATTCGGCGAAACGACCTTGACTTTCTTTCGCGCGGGGGAGTAA